A genomic region of Exiguobacterium sp. Helios contains the following coding sequences:
- a CDS encoding ribonucleoside-diphosphate reductase subunit alpha produces the protein MTIEDVYTVIRQITASYSELDVERYTERAIRALEGKTLQADQVYELLTMHALDMLKAEEPNWTFVATATYLNRLYLEASENRGYAADERYGSLYHLIEKLTEIGIFTPHLLETYSKEEVEELAASIDPSRDHLFTYIGLRTLSDRYLARDHVKKLYELPQERFMIIAMTLMQTEPKDRRIELVKESYWALSNLYMTVATPTLSNAGKSYGQLSSCFIDTVDDSLRGIYDSNTDVATLSKGGGGIGVYMGKIRSRGSDIKGFKGVSSGVIPWMKQLNNTAVSVDQLGMRQGSIAVYLDIWHKDILEFLDAKLNNGDERLRTHDLFTGVSLPDHFMRTVEARGDWYLFDPHEIRTVMGFSLEDSFDETEQGGSFTEKYTACVNEPRLSRTKVPAIDLVKRYMRSQLETGTPYMFFRDAVNRANPNKHAGMIYSSNLCSEIMQNMSPTTVTEEYTEDGKIIITKTPGDFVVCNLSSIALARAVRENVLERLIPIQMRMLDNVIDLNTIDVPQAQITNQKYRAVGLGTFGWHHLLALEGIRWESVEAVQYADRLYEKIAYLTIDASMQLAKEKGAYRLFEGSEWQTGEYIARRHYKTTAELNWDRLQADITEHGMRNAYLMAVAPNSSTAIIAGSTASIDPIYKKVYAEEKKNYKIPVTVPDLTPETNWFYKSAFEIDQLWSIRQNASRQRHIDQAISFNLYVKNSVKAKELLEMHMEAWQLGMKTIYYTRSTTVEIDECESCSS, from the coding sequence ATGACAATAGAAGATGTATATACGGTCATCCGTCAGATTACAGCATCATACTCGGAGCTCGACGTCGAGCGTTACACAGAACGCGCGATTCGGGCACTCGAAGGGAAGACGTTACAGGCGGATCAAGTCTATGAACTCTTAACCATGCATGCACTTGACATGTTGAAGGCAGAAGAACCGAACTGGACGTTTGTTGCGACAGCAACGTACTTGAACCGGTTGTATCTTGAAGCGAGTGAAAACCGCGGCTATGCAGCGGACGAACGGTACGGCTCGCTATATCACTTGATTGAAAAATTAACGGAGATTGGTATTTTCACACCCCACCTTCTGGAGACGTATTCGAAAGAAGAAGTCGAGGAACTTGCGGCATCGATTGACCCGTCACGTGATCATCTGTTCACGTATATCGGACTCCGGACATTATCCGACCGTTACTTAGCGCGCGACCACGTCAAGAAATTATACGAATTGCCGCAGGAACGTTTTATGATCATCGCGATGACACTCATGCAGACAGAACCAAAAGACCGCCGGATCGAGCTCGTCAAAGAGTCTTACTGGGCACTTTCGAATCTCTACATGACTGTTGCGACACCGACTTTATCGAATGCCGGTAAATCATACGGACAACTGTCATCATGCTTCATCGATACAGTCGATGATTCGTTGCGGGGTATCTATGATTCGAATACCGATGTTGCGACACTGTCAAAAGGCGGCGGCGGAATCGGTGTCTACATGGGGAAAATCCGTTCACGCGGGTCAGACATTAAAGGATTTAAAGGAGTTTCAAGCGGTGTCATTCCGTGGATGAAACAGTTGAACAACACAGCGGTCAGCGTCGATCAGCTCGGTATGCGCCAAGGTTCAATCGCCGTTTATCTCGATATTTGGCATAAAGATATTCTTGAGTTCCTCGATGCGAAATTGAACAACGGGGACGAACGGTTGCGGACACATGACTTGTTCACAGGCGTCAGCTTACCGGACCATTTCATGCGGACGGTCGAAGCGCGCGGTGACTGGTACTTGTTCGACCCGCACGAAATTCGGACGGTGATGGGCTTCAGCCTGGAAGATTCGTTTGATGAAACGGAACAAGGCGGCAGCTTCACGGAGAAATACACAGCGTGTGTCAATGAACCGCGTCTGAGCCGGACGAAAGTACCGGCGATTGATCTCGTCAAACGCTATATGCGTTCGCAGCTCGAAACAGGCACACCGTACATGTTCTTCCGTGATGCAGTAAACCGTGCCAACCCGAACAAACATGCGGGAATGATTTATTCGTCTAACCTCTGTTCGGAAATCATGCAAAACATGAGCCCGACGACTGTCACAGAAGAGTACACGGAAGACGGCAAAATCATCATCACGAAAACACCGGGCGATTTCGTTGTTTGTAACTTATCTTCGATTGCGCTTGCGCGTGCTGTCCGTGAAAATGTATTGGAACGGTTGATTCCGATTCAAATGCGGATGCTTGATAACGTCATCGATTTAAATACGATTGACGTGCCGCAAGCACAGATTACGAATCAAAAATACCGCGCCGTCGGTCTCGGAACATTCGGCTGGCATCATCTGCTCGCTCTCGAAGGCATCCGCTGGGAGTCGGTCGAGGCTGTTCAGTATGCCGATCGTCTTTACGAAAAAATTGCGTACTTGACGATTGATGCGTCGATGCAACTGGCGAAAGAAAAAGGCGCTTACCGTCTCTTTGAAGGATCGGAATGGCAGACAGGGGAATACATCGCCCGCCGTCACTACAAAACAACGGCTGAACTGAACTGGGATCGTCTGCAAGCCGACATCACAGAACACGGTATGCGAAATGCCTATCTGATGGCAGTCGCCCCGAACTCGTCGACGGCAATCATCGCCGGAAGTACGGCTTCGATCGATCCGATTTACAAGAAGGTTTATGCGGAAGAGAAGAAAAACTACAAGATTCCAGTCACAGTGCCCGATTTGACACCGGAAACGAACTGGTTCTATAAATCAGCGTTTGAGATTGATCAGCTTTGGAGCATCCGTCAAAATGCCTCACGCCAACGTCATATTGACCAAGCAATCAGCTTTAATCTCTACGTCAAAAACAGTGTCAAAGCAAAAGAGTTACTCGAGATGCACATGGAGGCATGGCAGCTGGGGATGAAGACGATTTACTACACACGTTCGACGACCGTCGAAATCGATGAATGTGAGTCGTGTTCATCATAA
- a CDS encoding Lrp/AsnC family transcriptional regulator yields MIVYTDKQLELLELLTQNGPVDPVLAAQMLNLTEEEVSSSLETFKQDGVLLGYTAVIDWQKIHAHHGVTAFIDVKVTPKRGRGFDEVAERIHRFPEVTSLYLMSGAYDLQVVLDGKSLQEVSQFVSEKLSTLDSVISTTTHFRLKTYKHDGVLFSQDDGDKRLKVSP; encoded by the coding sequence ATGATTGTGTACACAGACAAACAACTAGAACTACTGGAATTATTGACGCAGAATGGACCGGTCGATCCTGTCTTAGCTGCTCAAATGCTTAATTTGACAGAGGAAGAGGTGTCATCTTCACTCGAGACGTTTAAACAAGACGGGGTCCTGCTCGGTTATACAGCCGTTATCGACTGGCAAAAAATCCATGCTCACCATGGCGTGACCGCTTTCATCGATGTCAAAGTGACACCGAAACGGGGACGCGGCTTTGATGAGGTCGCAGAACGCATCCACCGCTTCCCGGAAGTGACGTCACTCTATTTGATGTCAGGAGCATACGATTTACAAGTCGTCCTTGACGGAAAATCCCTGCAGGAAGTATCACAGTTCGTCTCAGAAAAATTATCGACACTCGATTCTGTCATTTCGACGACAACCCATTTCCGTCTCAAAACGTATAAACATGACGGCGTTTTATTCAGCCAGGATGACGGGGACAAACGATTGAAGGTGTCTCCATGA
- a CDS encoding glycosyltransferase family 2 protein gives MPMVSVIIPTYNRLRELREALTALTKQIYQDFEVIILNNNGEPLTPVLTDFQDKLTITSIDLPENHHVRARNHGVSLATGKYILLHDDDDLLLPSHIEEVVGDLEAGADLTYVDAELFTYEWQQDRRVVKTTEPFAYPYDREAMKEDSTYIPSGSLYRKSLHEKLGLFDEDVFNYWDWDWILRVGQDHLVLHPARATVLYAFNPAGNHQSAKQDASRRVYFDRLVEKHHLPTTDMKNFHIVQEERRSRLRETRRTFHGNLTESE, from the coding sequence ATGCCGATGGTCTCAGTCATCATCCCCACATATAACAGATTGCGTGAGTTGCGCGAAGCACTGACCGCACTGACAAAACAAATCTATCAGGATTTTGAAGTCATCATCTTAAACAATAACGGCGAGCCGCTGACTCCTGTCCTGACTGACTTTCAGGACAAACTGACAATCACGTCAATCGATTTGCCGGAAAACCACCATGTCCGGGCACGAAATCACGGTGTCTCGTTAGCAACAGGAAAGTATATCCTTCTCCACGACGACGACGATTTATTGTTGCCTTCACATATCGAGGAAGTTGTCGGCGATCTTGAGGCCGGTGCGGACTTGACGTACGTCGATGCCGAACTGTTCACTTACGAGTGGCAACAGGACCGGCGTGTCGTAAAAACGACGGAACCTTTTGCTTATCCGTATGACCGGGAAGCGATGAAAGAGGATTCGACCTATATCCCGTCCGGTTCCCTCTATCGCAAGTCACTTCATGAAAAACTTGGTTTATTTGATGAAGACGTCTTCAACTATTGGGATTGGGACTGGATTTTGCGTGTCGGACAGGATCATCTCGTTCTGCACCCGGCCCGGGCAACCGTCCTGTATGCGTTTAATCCTGCGGGCAACCACCAATCGGCTAAGCAGGATGCGTCGCGTCGCGTCTATTTTGACCGACTCGTCGAAAAGCATCATCTCCCGACAACTGATATGAAAAATTTCCACATCGTACAAGAGGAACGTCGCTCCCGGCTACGCGAGACACGCCGGACGTTCCATGGCAACCTGACAGAAAGCGAGTGA
- a CDS encoding aminotransferase, translating to MKHLSERVERLAPSGIRRFFDLAGSMEDVISLGVGEPDFVTPWNVREASFAALEQGYTAYSANAGLVELRQEIRLYMQEKFSIDYQVADEIIVTTGASEGLDLAFRTLINPGDEVIVVEPAFVSYAPLIELAGGIPVAAACRAEDGFTIQPETIEAVITDRTKAIIFCFPSNPTGSVMTRDQLADLALLAKKHDLYVISDEIYAELSYEDEPTCFATLPDMRERTIVINGFSKAFAMTGWRLGFTCAPPAISQAMLKVHQYGMMCAPTLVQFAGIEALRSRHKTVPDMVRSYRQRRNYFVKALNDAGLPTHSPGGAFYAFPYIGGTGLTSEEFAEQLLLAERVAVVPGSVFGASGEGYVRASYASSIEQLQQAIHRINRFMQHLNQKQVELSNPSR from the coding sequence ATGAAACATTTATCTGAACGTGTCGAACGATTGGCCCCTTCCGGTATCCGGCGTTTTTTTGATTTAGCCGGTTCGATGGAAGATGTCATCTCGCTTGGTGTCGGCGAACCTGATTTTGTCACCCCCTGGAATGTCCGGGAAGCCAGTTTCGCTGCGCTCGAACAAGGTTATACGGCATACAGTGCCAATGCCGGATTAGTCGAATTACGCCAGGAGATCCGTTTGTACATGCAAGAAAAATTTTCGATTGACTATCAGGTCGCGGACGAAATCATCGTCACGACCGGTGCTTCGGAAGGACTCGATTTAGCCTTTCGGACGTTGATCAATCCGGGAGACGAAGTCATCGTCGTTGAACCGGCCTTCGTCTCGTATGCTCCATTGATTGAACTGGCAGGCGGTATTCCTGTCGCGGCAGCCTGTCGTGCAGAAGACGGATTTACGATTCAGCCGGAAACGATTGAAGCGGTCATCACAGACCGGACAAAAGCGATCATCTTTTGTTTCCCGTCCAATCCGACCGGTTCCGTCATGACACGCGATCAATTGGCCGATCTCGCGTTGCTTGCCAAGAAACATGATCTTTATGTCATCAGCGATGAAATCTACGCTGAACTTTCTTATGAAGACGAGCCGACTTGTTTTGCGACCCTTCCCGATATGCGGGAACGGACGATTGTCATCAACGGGTTTTCTAAAGCCTTTGCGATGACCGGTTGGCGGCTCGGTTTTACCTGTGCCCCGCCCGCTATCAGCCAGGCGATGCTGAAAGTTCATCAGTATGGCATGATGTGTGCCCCGACGCTCGTTCAGTTCGCCGGAATCGAAGCCTTACGTTCGCGTCATAAGACAGTTCCGGATATGGTCCGCAGTTACCGGCAACGGCGGAACTATTTCGTCAAAGCGTTAAATGACGCCGGACTGCCGACGCATTCACCGGGTGGGGCGTTCTATGCCTTCCCGTACATCGGCGGAACCGGTTTGACGAGTGAGGAATTCGCAGAGCAACTGTTGCTTGCGGAACGCGTCGCGGTCGTCCCCGGTTCTGTATTCGGTGCAAGTGGAGAAGGTTATGTCCGGGCCAGTTATGCCAGTTCGATCGAACAGCTCCAACAGGCGATTCACCGGATCAACCGTTTCATGCAACACTTGAATCAGAAACAGGTCGAACTATCGAATCCCTCACGATGA
- a CDS encoding NifU N-terminal domain-containing protein — protein sequence MQVDYTPNPNSVKITLDGDRFGAKSTSVKKGDTPEDALLASLITIDGIDNLFAYGDFVTVTKEADAEWNDLLPTIEEKM from the coding sequence ATGCAAGTTGACTACACGCCTAACCCGAACTCAGTAAAAATCACCCTCGACGGAGACCGTTTCGGTGCCAAGAGCACCAGCGTCAAAAAAGGGGATACACCGGAAGATGCTTTGCTCGCATCACTCATCACGATTGACGGCATCGATAATCTATTTGCATACGGTGATTTCGTCACCGTCACAAAAGAAGCTGACGCTGAATGGAATGACTTACTTCCGACAATCGAAGAAAAAATGTAA
- a CDS encoding glucose-6-phosphate isomerase, with the protein MTTVRFDYSKALQFVGQHEVDYMADTVKTLHGAIHNGTGAGSDFLGWVDLPTNYDKAEFEKIQAAAEKIKSDSDVLLVVGIGGSYLGARAAIEMLGHSFHNLLSKDERKAPQIIYAGHNISSTYLHDLFQVLEGKDVSVNIISKSGTTTEPAISFRLLKTFMEDKYGKAGAKDRIYATTDKARGALKTLADSEGYQTFVIPDDVGGRFSVLTPVGLLPIAAAGISIEDLMAGARDAQVQFSNENLAENEAYQYAVVRNALYAKGKTIELLVNYEPALHYVSEWWKQLYGESEGKDFKGIFPAAVDFSTDLHSMGQYVQEGRRDLFETVIKVGQARHTLTIEKDAQDLDGLNFLEGKSIQFVNDKAAEGTLLAHTDGQVPNLTVELPEMTPYHLGFLFYFFEKACAMSGYLLGVNPFDQPGVEAYKKNMFALLGKPGFEAEKAELEARLK; encoded by the coding sequence ATGACAACGGTACGTTTTGATTATTCGAAGGCCCTACAATTCGTAGGACAACATGAAGTGGACTATATGGCGGATACGGTAAAAACATTACACGGAGCAATCCACAACGGCACAGGTGCCGGCAGCGATTTCTTAGGATGGGTCGATTTACCGACAAACTATGACAAAGCGGAATTTGAAAAAATTCAGGCGGCGGCTGAAAAAATCAAGTCGGATTCAGATGTCTTGTTAGTCGTCGGGATCGGCGGATCGTATCTCGGAGCACGTGCTGCAATTGAGATGCTCGGTCATTCGTTCCACAACTTACTGTCAAAAGACGAGCGGAAAGCACCGCAAATCATTTATGCCGGACATAACATTTCTTCGACGTACTTACACGATTTGTTCCAAGTACTTGAAGGAAAAGATGTTTCGGTCAACATCATCTCAAAATCAGGGACAACGACGGAACCAGCGATTTCATTCCGTCTCCTGAAAACATTTATGGAAGACAAGTACGGTAAAGCCGGAGCGAAGGACCGGATTTATGCGACGACGGATAAAGCACGTGGTGCCCTGAAGACACTTGCTGACTCGGAAGGATACCAGACGTTTGTGATTCCGGATGACGTTGGCGGTCGTTTCTCTGTCTTGACACCGGTTGGTTTATTACCGATTGCAGCTGCCGGCATTTCGATTGAAGACTTGATGGCAGGTGCGCGTGATGCGCAAGTTCAGTTCTCAAATGAGAACTTGGCGGAAAACGAAGCGTACCAGTACGCGGTCGTTCGAAACGCATTATATGCGAAAGGAAAAACAATCGAGTTGCTCGTCAACTATGAACCTGCTTTACACTATGTGTCGGAGTGGTGGAAACAGTTGTACGGAGAGTCAGAAGGAAAAGACTTTAAAGGGATCTTCCCGGCAGCAGTCGACTTCTCAACGGATCTTCACTCGATGGGACAATACGTTCAAGAAGGACGTCGTGATTTGTTCGAAACGGTCATCAAAGTCGGACAAGCGCGTCATACCTTGACGATTGAAAAAGATGCACAGGATTTGGACGGCTTAAACTTCCTTGAAGGCAAGTCGATTCAATTCGTCAACGACAAGGCAGCAGAAGGAACGTTGCTTGCCCACACAGATGGACAAGTTCCGAACCTGACAGTTGAGTTGCCGGAGATGACACCGTATCATCTCGGATTCTTGTTCTACTTCTTTGAAAAGGCATGTGCAATGAGTGGATACCTGCTTGGTGTCAACCCATTCGATCAGCCGGGTGTGGAAGCGTACAAGAAAAACATGTTTGCCTTGCTTGGTAAACCTGGATTTGAAGCAGAAAAAGCAGAGCTTGAAGCTCGCTTGAAATAA
- a CDS encoding MazG nucleotide pyrophosphohydrolase domain-containing protein, with protein sequence MQEMILLQQKVNETIRALGGYFRPLSGLARLIEEVGEVGEALETGDESSFQAELVDVLMISTCLANQYVTDLAQQHQQLGTIEDEVRGSFYRLVHETGQVARVMNGYEGDKPPKKTEDVIPIGTSLARLQRELFRLARPLGINLLKEIDRTNEKNLNRDRKRFALTRDPVTEATIDHFRSATGNTERLWGAPVHESGLSLEAHIRASLPSLRRFLRCARIEGIDGFVIEAPIERTDSLRSVKDQADEIGRIIKEQTPLSFKEAPYRIDVYAPQLGPVSPYHAEDDHRMFIVLHVDE encoded by the coding sequence ATGCAGGAGATGATTCTTCTTCAACAAAAGGTTAATGAAACGATTCGAGCGCTCGGAGGATATTTTCGCCCGTTATCTGGATTAGCCCGTTTGATTGAGGAGGTCGGTGAAGTCGGGGAGGCGCTCGAAACCGGAGACGAGTCGTCGTTTCAAGCGGAACTGGTCGATGTCCTGATGATTTCGACCTGTCTTGCGAATCAATACGTGACGGATTTGGCACAGCAACATCAACAGCTCGGGACGATCGAAGACGAGGTGCGAGGTTCGTTTTACCGCCTTGTTCATGAAACGGGGCAGGTCGCTCGTGTCATGAACGGATATGAAGGTGACAAGCCGCCGAAAAAGACGGAAGACGTCATTCCGATCGGGACATCGCTCGCCCGTCTCCAGCGTGAACTGTTCCGGTTGGCCCGTCCCCTCGGAATCAACCTCCTGAAAGAAATCGACCGGACAAACGAGAAGAATCTGAATCGTGACCGTAAACGGTTTGCTTTGACACGTGATCCGGTGACAGAAGCGACGATTGATCACTTCCGAAGCGCAACGGGCAATACGGAACGTCTCTGGGGTGCACCCGTCCATGAAAGCGGCCTCTCGCTCGAGGCGCATATTCGGGCGTCACTGCCGTCGTTACGCCGGTTCTTGCGTTGTGCCCGGATTGAAGGCATTGATGGATTCGTCATCGAGGCTCCGATCGAGCGGACTGACAGTTTACGAAGCGTCAAAGATCAGGCTGATGAAATCGGACGAATCATTAAGGAACAGACACCGCTGTCGTTTAAAGAAGCACCGTACCGGATTGATGTCTATGCCCCTCAACTCGGTCCGGTATCGCCGTATCATGCGGAAGACGACCACCGGATGTTTATCGTCCTACATGTCGATGAGTAA
- a CDS encoding flavodoxin domain-containing protein has translation MKAAIVYASMSGNTEEVAELIAKACSEMQVEPTMIFADDVTTYQLVPYDIVYFGSYTWGDGQLPDEMRDCLKLVLKESPHAIPQAAVFGTGDKMFVKYCRAVDEMAYHLAKFGVPLAGELLKIEQSPRNRPHTVKEWTRRTLLQLQQEGAEQHGTTTKNQTA, from the coding sequence ATGAAGGCAGCAATCGTATATGCGTCAATGAGCGGAAATACAGAGGAGGTTGCGGAACTGATTGCAAAAGCATGTTCCGAAATGCAGGTCGAACCGACGATGATCTTTGCCGATGATGTGACGACGTATCAGCTGGTCCCTTATGATATCGTCTATTTTGGTTCGTACACCTGGGGAGACGGACAATTGCCGGATGAGATGCGGGATTGTCTGAAGCTGGTCTTAAAGGAAAGTCCGCACGCGATTCCGCAGGCGGCTGTCTTTGGGACGGGTGATAAAATGTTTGTCAAATATTGCCGCGCCGTCGATGAGATGGCGTATCATCTCGCGAAGTTCGGGGTACCGCTCGCAGGTGAATTACTCAAAATCGAACAATCGCCGCGAAACCGGCCGCACACGGTCAAAGAGTGGACACGCCGAACACTACTGCAATTACAGCAAGAGGGAGCCGAACAACATGGAACAACTACAAAAAATCAAACTGCTTGA
- a CDS encoding iron-containing alcohol dehydrogenase, with protein sequence MENFEYRNPTKLIFGDGQVNKIKDELKALDAKKVMLVFGGGSIKRNGVYDDVTRELNAAGIEYVECDGVEPNPRIETAERGIKIAREAGVDALLALGGGSVIDCTKLIAAGIPYEGEAWDLVIGKATPETVIPFGTVLTLAATGSEMNSGSVITNWKTQEKYGWGSPLTFPTFSILDPKYTVSVPKDQTIYGIVDMMSHCLEQYFHTAHAPVQERMTEGVMKAVVEAAPKLVNDLENVELRGTILFAGTMALNGVLQMGARGDWASHNIEHAVSAVHDIPHAGGLAILFPNWMRHVLDESNAHRFVTLGENVFDVDTTGKSEMEAAHATIDAISAFWTSLGAPNRLADYDIKEETVDSIVKSAMTRGDFGNFKSLGNEDVRQIVTAAL encoded by the coding sequence ATGGAAAACTTCGAATATCGTAATCCAACGAAACTTATTTTTGGTGACGGTCAAGTCAACAAAATCAAAGACGAATTGAAAGCTTTAGATGCTAAAAAAGTCATGCTCGTATTTGGCGGCGGCAGTATCAAACGTAATGGTGTCTATGATGACGTCACGCGCGAACTCAATGCGGCAGGAATCGAATACGTCGAATGCGACGGCGTCGAACCAAATCCACGCATCGAGACAGCAGAACGCGGTATTAAAATCGCACGTGAAGCTGGCGTTGACGCATTGCTCGCTCTTGGTGGCGGTTCTGTCATCGACTGCACGAAATTAATCGCTGCAGGTATCCCTTACGAGGGTGAAGCATGGGATCTCGTCATCGGTAAAGCGACACCTGAAACAGTGATCCCGTTTGGAACAGTCTTGACGCTCGCTGCGACAGGTTCAGAAATGAACTCAGGTTCTGTTATCACGAACTGGAAGACACAAGAGAAATACGGTTGGGGCAGCCCGTTGACGTTCCCGACATTCTCAATCCTTGATCCAAAGTACACTGTCAGCGTTCCGAAAGATCAAACGATTTACGGAATCGTCGACATGATGAGTCATTGCCTCGAGCAATATTTCCACACGGCGCATGCACCGGTTCAAGAGCGGATGACGGAAGGTGTCATGAAAGCAGTCGTTGAAGCTGCACCGAAACTTGTCAACGATCTTGAAAACGTTGAACTCCGCGGTACGATCCTGTTTGCCGGTACGATGGCACTCAACGGTGTTCTTCAAATGGGTGCACGCGGCGACTGGGCGTCACACAACATTGAGCACGCGGTCTCAGCGGTTCACGACATCCCGCATGCAGGCGGTCTGGCGATTCTCTTCCCGAACTGGATGCGTCATGTTCTTGATGAGTCAAACGCACACCGTTTCGTTACGCTCGGTGAAAACGTCTTTGATGTCGATACGACAGGTAAATCAGAAATGGAAGCAGCACACGCTACAATCGATGCAATCAGTGCATTCTGGACATCACTTGGTGCACCAAACCGCCTTGCGGATTATGACATCAAAGAAGAAACGGTCGATTCAATCGTGAAGTCAGCGATGACACGTGGAGACTTTGGTAACTTCAAATCACTTGGCAACGAAGATGTTCGTCAAATCGTAACAGCTGCTTTGTAA
- the yugI gene encoding S1 domain-containing post-transcriptional regulator GSP13, protein MANFEKDQVVTGKVTGIQNFGAFVALDEQTQGLVHISEISHDYVKDINDYVKVGDEVTVKVLDIDEANKKMKLSIKATQEAPKREARAKGPRKNTGRRDAGPAFKQEEAPGFNVLKGKLEEWIEKSNFQK, encoded by the coding sequence ATGGCAAACTTTGAAAAAGACCAAGTCGTTACTGGTAAAGTAACTGGTATTCAAAACTTCGGTGCTTTCGTAGCACTTGACGAGCAAACACAAGGTCTCGTCCACATCTCAGAAATCTCACACGATTACGTAAAAGACATCAACGATTACGTAAAAGTTGGCGATGAAGTAACTGTTAAAGTTCTCGACATCGACGAAGCTAACAAAAAAATGAAGCTTTCGATCAAAGCAACACAGGAAGCTCCAAAACGCGAAGCACGCGCTAAAGGCCCACGCAAAAACACTGGCCGTCGCGATGCAGGTCCTGCTTTCAAACAAGAAGAAGCTCCTGGCTTCAACGTGTTAAAAGGCAAATTGGAAGAATGGATTGAAAAATCAAACTTCCAAAAATAA
- a CDS encoding ribonucleotide-diphosphate reductase subunit beta, translated as MEQLQKIKLLDARHPNRATAIIGGETSSIVNWNDIAYPQFYSIYKQLLSNFWIPDEISMSKDMQQWNQLSEREQDAFKRIIGLLSILDSVQTRYILESAMFTSDASIHAILAIVAQQEVVHNQSYSYVLSSLVPLSEQNRIFDIAKDDDMVMKRNAFILDLYEDFQNDRTPENFAKSLVASIVLEGINFYSGFAFFYNLARHQKMVGTSTMISYIQRDELQHSYFISQLLRAVLTEHPQIDADGSFTKFVYATFERAVDLEIEWSEYVLRDLDGLDVSEMRDYVKYLANKRLRVIGLDDLYEGHDEDVMPWIRAYSDDSMNATKSDFFEQKSRSYAKVTDANGFDDL; from the coding sequence ATGGAACAACTACAAAAAATCAAACTGCTTGATGCCCGTCATCCAAATCGTGCGACAGCGATCATCGGTGGCGAGACAAGCTCGATCGTCAACTGGAACGACATCGCATATCCGCAGTTTTATTCGATCTATAAACAACTGTTATCGAACTTCTGGATTCCGGACGAAATTTCGATGTCAAAAGACATGCAACAGTGGAATCAATTGAGCGAGCGGGAACAGGATGCGTTTAAGCGGATCATCGGTCTGTTATCGATTCTTGACTCTGTCCAGACCCGCTATATCCTGGAGTCGGCAATGTTTACGTCAGACGCCTCGATTCATGCGATCCTCGCGATTGTGGCCCAACAGGAAGTCGTGCATAACCAATCGTACAGCTACGTGCTGTCGAGTCTCGTACCGTTGTCAGAACAAAACCGGATCTTCGACATCGCCAAAGATGATGACATGGTCATGAAGCGGAATGCTTTTATTCTGGATCTGTATGAAGATTTCCAAAACGACCGGACACCGGAAAACTTTGCGAAATCACTCGTCGCCTCAATCGTTCTTGAAGGAATCAACTTCTACTCCGGATTTGCGTTCTTTTATAACCTGGCGCGCCATCAGAAAATGGTCGGAACGTCGACGATGATCAGTTATATCCAACGCGACGAGTTGCAACACTCGTACTTCATCAGTCAGCTGTTACGTGCCGTCTTGACAGAACATCCGCAAATCGATGCCGACGGTTCATTCACGAAGTTCGTCTATGCCACATTCGAGCGTGCTGTTGATCTCGAAATCGAGTGGAGTGAATACGTGTTACGTGACTTGGACGGACTTGATGTCAGCGAGATGCGTGACTATGTCAAATACCTCGCCAACAAACGTCTCCGTGTCATCGGGCTCGACGATCTGTATGAAGGACATGATGAAGACGTCATGCCATGGATCCGGGCGTATTCCGACGACTCGATGAATGCGACGAAATCCGATTTCTTCGAGCAAAAATCACGGTCATATGCGAAAGTGACGGATGCAAACGGATTTGACGATTTGTAA
- a CDS encoding DUF1871 family protein — protein MSSKELLKKYDPFHLGEGNYPTEMSAILSLLTVHDQISPLAEAIGSVFEESFDERPDQQELILLATNLLLCEASCEL, from the coding sequence ATGAGTTCAAAAGAACTTTTAAAAAAATATGATCCATTTCACCTAGGAGAAGGAAATTATCCGACGGAAATGTCTGCTATACTAAGCTTACTGACGGTTCATGATCAAATAAGCCCGCTTGCGGAAGCAATCGGGAGCGTTTTTGAAGAATCATTTGATGAACGACCGGATCAGCAGGAATTGATTTTACTCGCAACGAACTTACTTTTATGTGAAGCTTCGTGTGAACTTTGA